The following coding sequences are from one Synechococcus sp. UW179A window:
- a CDS encoding efflux RND transporter periplasmic adaptor subunit: MSWLEHQSVGVEAFRYLSGVTTVVIDNHSHHNGRNDELCMRALAFTCIAAIAGTNGLFVAPVWSHAGHGDEFVQTGSVGQVKANLKRDQLLGIVSEKPKVEANGQLSVPNVAIVKANGEPYVFVFSGTTYDPVVIKPGAVSVDRTVVLDGVTADEKIVVSGALSIFAESQKNKR; encoded by the coding sequence TTGTCGTGGCTGGAGCATCAGTCAGTTGGCGTCGAAGCATTCAGATATCTAAGTGGTGTCACAACGGTGGTCATTGATAACCATTCTCACCACAATGGAAGGAACGACGAATTGTGTATGCGTGCTCTTGCTTTCACCTGTATCGCTGCCATCGCCGGTACCAACGGCTTATTTGTGGCTCCAGTGTGGTCTCATGCTGGCCATGGCGATGAGTTTGTCCAGACCGGTTCTGTGGGCCAGGTGAAGGCCAACCTCAAACGCGATCAGTTGCTCGGGATCGTTTCTGAAAAGCCCAAGGTCGAGGCCAATGGTCAGTTGAGTGTGCCGAACGTTGCCATTGTCAAGGCGAATGGAGAGCCCTATGTCTTCGTCTTCAGCGGAACAACCTACGACCCGGTCGTCATCAAGCCAGGCGCCGTTTCTGTTGATCGCACGGTGGTTCTGGACGGTGTGACAGCCGACGAGAAGATTGTCGTTTCCGGTGCTTTGTCGATCTTCGCTGAATCGCAGAAGAACAAGCGCTGA
- a CDS encoding phosphatase PAP2 family protein, whose protein sequence is MSRFASSCAAVGLIAGIGVVVLPAGAQTPTYCEPDVGSPANLKTIKHGLLEGYLATESVPDSLKLLPPHPKQGFLAYDLDVANAESTFPLQGTPRWEVAAIDANLHFPEAAAIYSCALGVPVTKEGTPRLYTLLQRTLTDAGLATYKAKNNYQRPRPFMVNGKPICTPDEETLLRGDGSYPSGHTAAGWAWALVLSEIAPERRDAILARGIEYGKSRYICNVHWLSDVQASQLIASGTVAQLQNDPVFRADLRAAKAEVQAMRRQGLSPNGNCDLERRAFQP, encoded by the coding sequence ATGAGTCGATTCGCGTCCAGCTGTGCTGCTGTGGGATTGATTGCTGGCATCGGCGTTGTAGTCCTGCCGGCGGGAGCACAGACACCGACTTACTGCGAACCGGACGTTGGCTCACCGGCGAATCTCAAAACCATCAAGCATGGGCTTCTCGAGGGTTATCTGGCCACTGAGTCAGTACCCGACTCCCTGAAACTGCTGCCGCCTCACCCCAAACAGGGTTTTCTGGCCTACGACCTTGATGTTGCCAATGCCGAATCGACCTTCCCGCTTCAGGGGACTCCACGTTGGGAAGTAGCCGCGATCGATGCCAATCTGCATTTTCCCGAAGCAGCAGCGATCTATTCATGCGCCCTTGGAGTTCCGGTCACCAAGGAGGGAACACCAAGGTTGTACACCCTGTTGCAACGCACCCTGACCGATGCCGGCCTGGCCACCTACAAGGCCAAAAACAACTATCAACGTCCAAGGCCGTTCATGGTCAATGGCAAGCCGATCTGCACTCCAGATGAGGAGACACTGCTGAGAGGCGATGGCTCCTACCCCTCGGGCCATACCGCTGCCGGATGGGCATGGGCACTGGTTCTCAGCGAGATCGCACCGGAAAGGCGCGATGCAATCCTGGCGAGAGGGATCGAGTATGGAAAGAGCCGCTACATCTGCAATGTGCACTGGCTGAGTGATGTACAGGCAAGCCAGCTGATCGCCTCAGGCACCGTGGCTCAATTGCAGAACGATCCAGTTTTCCGCGCTGATCTGAGAGCCGCAAAAGCGGAAGTCCAGGCCATGCGCCGTCAGGGGCTTTCCCCTAACGGAAACTGCGACCTGGAGAGAAGAGCCTTTCAACCATGA
- a CDS encoding DUF3721 domain-containing protein has protein sequence MSALVLSNPALAHSKGLYATETEARQRAEEIGCNTVHENNGRWMPCADERELHQQLRKQ, from the coding sequence ATGTCTGCTTTGGTGTTGTCGAACCCTGCACTGGCCCACAGCAAGGGCCTCTATGCAACAGAAACCGAAGCACGCCAACGCGCTGAAGAGATCGGTTGCAACACAGTGCATGAAAACAATGGTCGTTGGATGCCGTGCGCAGATGAGCGTGAACTGCATCAACAGCTGCGAAAGCAATGA